A region of Bacillus cabrialesii DNA encodes the following proteins:
- the ftsL gene encoding cell division protein FtsL: protein MSNLAYQPEKQQRHAISPEKKVIVKKRASITLGEKVLLVLFAAAVLSVSLLIVSKAYAAYQTNIEVQKLEEQISSENKQIGDLEKNVADLSKPQRIMDIAKKNGLNLKDKKVKNIQE, encoded by the coding sequence ATGAGCAATTTAGCTTACCAACCAGAGAAACAGCAGCGGCATGCGATCAGTCCTGAGAAAAAAGTGATTGTCAAAAAAAGGGCTTCCATTACTCTCGGAGAAAAAGTGCTCCTTGTCCTCTTTGCTGCGGCGGTGCTCAGTGTATCGCTTTTGATCGTATCAAAGGCGTATGCTGCATATCAAACCAATATTGAGGTGCAAAAGCTTGAGGAGCAAATTTCATCCGAAAACAAGCAAATTGGTGACCTCGAAAAAAACGTTGCTGATTTAAGCAAACCGCAGCGTATTATGGACATTGCGAAAAAGAACGGCTTGAATTTAAAAGATAAAAAAGTGAAAAACATACAGGAATGA
- the bshC gene encoding bacillithiol biosynthesis cysteine-adding enzyme BshC, whose amino-acid sequence MQLTELSIKNQNVFVQHYIDGKEEMSSFFDYSIHHKDMWRERLEDLSSRFFAREELAAYLTSYHNKFGSNAMQSAIEKLKDPSSAAVVGGQQAGLLTGPLYTIHKIISIIVLAKQQEKELQVPVIPIFWVAGEDHDLDEINFVHTSEENGPVKKKLPQSYWKKSSAASTSLDQEKCAAWIDDIFAAFEETDHTNSLLDNVKRCLRESVTFTDFFELLIADLFQEEGLVLLNSGDPGIKKLETAMFQKILRENDKLASAVSDQQAFMREAGYKPIIESGKEQANLFYEYEEERFLIEKDNGRFVINELDLGWTMDELYTHMEEHPERFSNNVVTRPLMQEYLIPTLAFIAGPGEINYWGELKQAFAVMGFKMPPVMPRLNITILERHIEKKLLERNISLQDAIERGTENQRETYFERQIPEEFTEVMDQAKSQIEAIHKTVRREALKVDQSMEPLLLKNAAFIQDQLEFLERTVTKRIEEKEGYVLKDYERIQNSIKPLLAPQERIWNIMYYLNRYGPKFFTSFKNLPFSFQNQHQVVKL is encoded by the coding sequence ATGCAGCTAACTGAACTTTCCATCAAAAATCAGAATGTGTTTGTACAGCACTATATAGATGGCAAAGAAGAAATGTCTTCTTTTTTTGATTACAGTATTCATCATAAGGACATGTGGCGCGAAAGACTGGAAGACTTATCTTCCCGGTTTTTCGCAAGAGAGGAATTGGCGGCGTACTTAACCTCTTACCATAATAAATTCGGTTCAAACGCGATGCAGTCTGCTATTGAGAAGCTGAAGGACCCGTCAAGTGCCGCTGTAGTCGGCGGACAGCAGGCCGGACTTTTAACAGGACCGCTTTACACCATACATAAAATCATTTCAATCATTGTTTTAGCAAAGCAACAAGAAAAGGAACTGCAAGTGCCTGTCATACCAATCTTCTGGGTGGCTGGAGAAGACCACGATTTGGATGAGATTAATTTTGTTCACACATCTGAAGAGAATGGGCCTGTGAAAAAAAAGCTGCCTCAGTCTTATTGGAAGAAATCATCAGCAGCGAGTACATCGCTTGATCAGGAAAAGTGTGCCGCGTGGATAGATGATATTTTTGCCGCTTTTGAAGAAACAGACCATACGAATTCACTTCTCGACAATGTGAAACGATGTTTAAGGGAATCTGTTACGTTCACCGACTTCTTTGAACTGTTGATCGCGGATCTGTTCCAAGAGGAGGGTTTGGTTTTATTGAATTCTGGAGATCCGGGAATCAAAAAGCTGGAAACGGCCATGTTCCAAAAGATTCTTCGGGAAAATGATAAACTCGCCAGCGCTGTTTCAGATCAGCAGGCCTTCATGCGTGAAGCAGGCTACAAACCGATTATCGAGTCTGGAAAAGAGCAGGCGAATCTGTTTTATGAATATGAAGAAGAACGCTTTTTAATTGAAAAAGACAACGGCCGTTTTGTCATCAATGAGCTCGATCTCGGATGGACGATGGATGAACTTTATACACATATGGAAGAACATCCTGAGCGCTTTAGCAATAATGTTGTGACGAGGCCGTTAATGCAGGAATACCTCATTCCGACTCTGGCATTTATCGCAGGGCCTGGCGAAATCAACTATTGGGGTGAGCTCAAACAGGCTTTTGCGGTGATGGGCTTTAAAATGCCGCCTGTGATGCCGAGGCTGAACATTACGATACTTGAACGCCATATTGAGAAAAAATTGCTGGAACGGAATATCTCATTACAAGATGCTATAGAACGCGGAACGGAGAATCAAAGAGAGACATACTTCGAGCGCCAGATACCGGAAGAGTTTACCGAGGTGATGGATCAGGCGAAGAGCCAAATTGAAGCGATTCACAAAACGGTCCGGCGGGAGGCGTTAAAGGTTGATCAAAGCATGGAGCCTTTACTCTTGAAGAACGCCGCTTTTATTCAGGATCAGCTTGAATTTTTAGAGCGTACGGTGACGAAGCGAATTGAAGAAAAAGAAGGCTACGTCTTGAAGGATTATGAGAGAATCCAAAATAGCATTAAGCCGCTCCTTGCACCGCAAGAACGAATTTGGAATATTATGTATTACCTGAACCGATATGGTCCAAAATTCTTCACATCATTCAAGAATCTGCCATTTTCTTTTCAAAATCAACATCAAGTTGTCAAACTTTGA
- the rsmH gene encoding 16S rRNA (cytosine(1402)-N(4))-methyltransferase RsmH, with protein MFQHKTVLLRETVDGLNIKPDGTYVDCTLGGAGHSTYLLQQLSEKGRLIAFDQDDTALQHAKETLSDYKGQLILMKSNFRYLKECLNEQGITEVDGILFDLGVSSPQLDTPERGFSYHHDAPLDMRMDQSATLTAKEVVNEWRYEDLVRIFFKYGEEKFSKQIARKIEEARIKSPIQTTGQLVDLIKDAIPAPARRSGGHPAKRVFQAIRIAVNDELKVFEEALEQAIEVLKPGGRVSVITFHSLEDRICKTTFKEKSSLPELPPGLPVIPEEFEPELKLITRKPITASQEELEENNRARSAKLRIAEKRK; from the coding sequence ATGTTTCAACACAAGACAGTACTTCTTCGAGAAACCGTAGACGGGCTCAATATTAAACCGGACGGTACATATGTAGACTGCACACTCGGCGGGGCTGGGCACAGTACATATTTATTGCAGCAGTTATCCGAAAAGGGGCGTTTAATCGCTTTCGACCAAGATGATACGGCATTACAGCATGCGAAAGAAACGCTGTCCGATTATAAAGGGCAGCTCATTCTGATGAAAAGTAATTTCAGGTATTTAAAAGAATGTTTGAATGAACAAGGCATTACAGAAGTAGACGGTATTTTATTTGATTTAGGGGTGTCTTCTCCGCAGCTGGATACACCGGAACGCGGATTCAGTTACCATCATGACGCACCGTTGGACATGAGGATGGACCAGTCGGCCACGCTTACGGCGAAAGAGGTCGTTAATGAATGGCGCTATGAGGATCTCGTCCGTATCTTCTTTAAATACGGCGAAGAGAAATTCAGCAAACAGATCGCCAGAAAAATTGAGGAGGCAAGAATCAAATCTCCTATTCAAACTACGGGCCAACTGGTCGATCTAATAAAAGACGCGATTCCCGCTCCAGCGAGAAGGAGCGGCGGACATCCCGCTAAACGCGTGTTTCAGGCAATCAGAATTGCCGTGAACGATGAACTTAAGGTGTTTGAAGAGGCTTTGGAGCAGGCAATTGAGGTGCTGAAGCCAGGAGGAAGGGTATCAGTCATTACCTTCCACTCGCTTGAAGACAGAATTTGCAAAACCACTTTTAAAGAAAAGTCGTCACTTCCGGAACTTCCTCCGGGTCTTCCTGTTATACCGGAAGAGTTTGAACCGGAGCTGAAGCTCATCACGCGAAAACCGATTACTGCATCTCAAGAAGAGCTTGAAGAAAACAACCGGGCTCGTTCTGCGAAGCTTCGGATTGCCGAAAAAAGAAAATAA
- the mraZ gene encoding division/cell wall cluster transcriptional repressor MraZ — MFMGEYQHTIDAKGRMIVPAKFREGLGEQFVLTRGLDQCLFGYPMHEWKQIEEKLKALPLTKKDARAFTRFFFSGATECELDKQGRVNIASSLLNYAKLEKECVVIGVSNRIELWSKVIWEQYTEEQEDSFAEIAENMIGFDI; from the coding sequence ATGTTTATGGGTGAATATCAGCATACCATCGATGCGAAGGGCCGCATGATCGTACCCGCTAAATTCAGAGAAGGCCTCGGAGAGCAGTTTGTGCTGACCAGAGGGCTTGACCAATGTCTCTTCGGCTACCCTATGCACGAATGGAAACAAATTGAAGAAAAACTAAAAGCTCTTCCTCTCACTAAGAAAGATGCCCGCGCGTTTACCCGTTTCTTCTTTTCTGGGGCGACCGAATGCGAACTGGACAAGCAAGGCAGGGTAAATATTGCATCATCTCTATTGAATTACGCCAAACTGGAAAAAGAATGTGTTGTTATCGGGGTTTCTAATCGAATTGAATTGTGGAGTAAAGTAATTTGGGAACAATACACAGAAGAGCAAGAAGATTCATTTGCTGAAATTGCTGAAAACATGATTGGGTTTGATATATAA
- the pbpB gene encoding penicillin-binding protein 2B codes for MIQMPKKNKFMNRGAAILSICFALFFFVILGRMAYIQITGKADGEVLATKATEQHEKKRTIEASRGSILDRKGKVIAEDTATYKLIAILDKKMTTDKKHPQHVVNKESTAEALSKVIKMDKADILDILNKDVKQVEFGSAGRDITYSQKQKIEKLKLPGISFLRDTKRYYPNGIFASNLIGYAEVDQKTNEISGAMGLEKVLDNYLKERDGYVTYESDKSGWELPNSKNKITAPKNGDNVYLTIDQKIQTFLEDSMTKVEKKYNPKKIMAAVVDPKTGKVLAMGQRPSFDPNTRDVTNYYNDLISYAYEPGSTMKIFTLAAAMQENVFNANEQYKSGTFEVGGEPVRDHNRGIGWGPTTYHDGVLRSSNVAFAKLAKEKLGYDRLNQYLHKFNFYQKTDIDLPGEVSSKINFKYEFDKASTAYGQASAVTPIQQLQAATAIANDGKMMKPYVIDHIVDADKDKTVYQNKPESAGTPISASTAKKVRDILGEVVTSKIGTGQAYKIEGFDVAGKTGTAQIAGKGGYLDGTDNYIFSFMGMAPKDDPELLIYVAVQQPQLKAGQSSSDPVSEIFNPTMKNSLHYLNIEPTEKSDSDKEETKAQTMPDLTDQTVTTAQKKAKEENLTPIVIGSDVAVKEQYPKADEEVLTNQKVFLKTGGKIKMPDMTGWSRREVLQYGELAGIHIEVNGQGYAVSQSVKKDKEIKDKTVIKVKFKNPD; via the coding sequence ATGATTCAAATGCCAAAAAAGAATAAATTTATGAATAGAGGAGCAGCGATTCTAAGTATTTGTTTCGCTCTCTTTTTCTTTGTCATCCTGGGGAGAATGGCATATATTCAAATAACCGGAAAAGCGGACGGCGAAGTGCTTGCGACAAAAGCGACAGAGCAGCATGAAAAGAAGCGAACCATCGAAGCAAGCCGCGGCTCGATTTTAGACCGAAAAGGAAAAGTGATTGCAGAGGACACAGCGACGTATAAGCTGATTGCGATTCTCGATAAAAAAATGACCACTGATAAAAAGCATCCTCAGCATGTCGTAAACAAAGAATCGACAGCGGAAGCCTTGTCTAAAGTAATAAAAATGGACAAGGCCGATATTCTTGATATCTTAAATAAGGATGTAAAACAAGTCGAGTTCGGCTCAGCGGGCCGGGATATTACGTATTCGCAAAAGCAAAAAATTGAAAAGCTGAAACTCCCGGGCATTTCATTTTTACGTGATACGAAACGGTACTATCCAAACGGTATTTTCGCATCCAATTTAATCGGCTATGCTGAGGTTGATCAAAAAACAAATGAAATTTCAGGCGCGATGGGATTAGAAAAAGTGCTGGACAATTATTTGAAGGAGCGGGACGGATATGTGACATATGAAAGCGACAAATCCGGCTGGGAGCTCCCGAACAGCAAAAATAAAATTACAGCGCCAAAAAATGGTGACAATGTATATTTAACCATTGACCAGAAAATTCAAACCTTTTTGGAAGACAGCATGACGAAAGTGGAGAAGAAGTATAATCCGAAAAAAATCATGGCCGCAGTCGTTGATCCGAAAACGGGCAAAGTGCTTGCCATGGGGCAGCGCCCAAGCTTTGATCCCAACACGCGTGATGTGACAAACTACTATAATGATTTGATTTCATATGCGTATGAACCTGGATCCACGATGAAGATCTTTACCCTTGCTGCTGCGATGCAGGAAAACGTGTTTAATGCGAATGAACAATATAAATCAGGTACATTTGAAGTTGGCGGGGAACCTGTAAGGGACCATAATAGAGGTATAGGCTGGGGGCCGACAACCTATCATGACGGCGTCCTAAGGTCGTCGAATGTTGCATTTGCGAAACTGGCGAAAGAAAAGCTGGGGTATGACCGCCTCAATCAATATTTACACAAGTTCAATTTTTATCAAAAAACAGATATTGATTTGCCTGGAGAAGTCTCCAGTAAAATCAACTTTAAATATGAATTTGATAAAGCGTCAACTGCATATGGCCAAGCGTCTGCTGTTACACCTATTCAGCAGCTTCAGGCCGCAACGGCAATTGCGAATGACGGCAAAATGATGAAACCTTATGTGATTGACCATATCGTTGATGCCGATAAAGATAAAACCGTCTATCAAAATAAGCCGGAATCAGCCGGAACCCCAATTTCTGCAAGCACGGCGAAAAAAGTGCGGGATATATTGGGAGAAGTCGTTACATCGAAGATCGGAACAGGGCAAGCTTATAAAATCGAAGGTTTTGATGTTGCTGGGAAAACAGGTACTGCGCAAATAGCCGGTAAAGGCGGATATTTAGATGGCACAGATAACTATATCTTTTCGTTTATGGGTATGGCACCAAAAGATGATCCTGAGCTTTTAATTTATGTTGCTGTACAGCAGCCGCAGTTAAAAGCAGGACAGAGCAGTTCAGACCCAGTATCAGAAATCTTCAACCCAACAATGAAAAACAGCCTGCACTACCTAAACATCGAACCAACTGAAAAATCTGACTCAGATAAGGAAGAAACAAAAGCGCAGACGATGCCTGATTTAACAGATCAAACCGTAACTACTGCTCAAAAGAAAGCAAAAGAAGAGAATCTTACACCGATTGTCATCGGCAGTGATGTCGCTGTAAAAGAACAGTATCCGAAAGCGGATGAGGAAGTTCTCACCAATCAGAAGGTTTTCCTAAAAACAGGCGGCAAAATCAAAATGCCTGATATGACAGGGTGGTCGAGAAGAGAGGTTCTTCAATACGGCGAGCTCGCGGGAATTCATATTGAAGTAAACGGGCAAGGCTACGCTGTCAGCCAAAGCGTTAAGAAGGACAAAGAAATCAAAGACAAAACCGTAATCAAGGTTAAGTTTAAAAATCCTGATTAA